A single genomic interval of Daucus carota subsp. sativus chromosome 1, DH1 v3.0, whole genome shotgun sequence harbors:
- the LOC135150869 gene encoding uncharacterized protein LOC135150869, which translates to MSEPSPGPISQKPNEEVYKPRVPYPQKLIRPKQSAQMEQILEVFKKVKINIPLLDAIQQVPSYAKCLKDLCTHKRTTHVPKKAFLTSQVSWILSNQIPVKYKDPGCPTISGVLGKTFVDKALLDLGASVNLLPFSVNQALGLGDLKTTNMTLQLVDRSIKMPKGIIEDVLIKIGDFINPVDFVVLETQPVSNPKNQIPIILGRPFLATSNALINCRNGSMKLTFGNMTIDLNIFNVGKEPNELYEQPIGVNVVNKFVTWSSFEDGEIESILNEDFKVNHENNRAYHESLKDLTSEELLGELNDICSKWETPPEIVSVDPRPYFESHVGEPPTFDSLFHHSLSALGKDENISNIIPSDLSHDQNCIVSNLLDNKEALSWFRENISDTCPIGVNYGHVLEKVFVPKNFRKHFDSFSKLPPIFPSGIGRFASVLVPSLMKFRYGERNL; encoded by the coding sequence atgagtgaacctagtcctgggcccatctctcaaaagcccaacgaagaagtttataaGCCAAGGGTTCCATACCCACAAAAactcattcgccctaaacaatcggcccaaatggaacaaatcctagaggttttcaaaaaagtcaagataaacattcctcttttagatgccattcaacaagttccttcttatgctaagtgtctaaaagatttgtgtacccataagcGAACCACTCATGTTCCTAAGAAGGCCTTTTTGACCTCTCAAGTTAGCTggattctctcgaatcaaattcccgtgaaatataaggaccccggttgtcctacaatttctggTGTCCTAGGTAAGACTTTCGtggataaagctttacttgatttaggagcgagtgtgaatcttcttccgtTCTCGGTCaaccaagccctaggtttaggggatctcaagaccaccaatatgacccttcaacttgtcgatcgttctattaaaatgccaaaggggattattgaggatgtGTTAATCAAAATTGGTGACTTTATCaatcccgttgactttgttgttctcgagactcaacccgtctcgaatcccaagaaccaaattcccatcattttaggacgaccttttcttgctacatcgaATGCCctaatcaattgtaggaatggttcaatgaagctcacatttggaaacatgaccattgacttaaacattttcaacgtaggaaaagaacccaacgaGCTTTATGAACAACCGataggggttaatgtggtcaacaagtttgtcacatggtctagtttcGAGGATGGTGAGATTGAGTCTattttgaatgaggatttcaaagtcaaccaTGAGAATAATAGGGCATATCATGAATCTTTGAAAGatttgacctcggaggagttgttaggagaattgaacgacatttgttcaaaatgggaaactccacccgagattgttAGTGTTGACCCTAGGCCCTATTTTgagagtcatgtaggtgaaccaccgacatttgactcattgttccatcattcgcTTAGTGCCTTAGGAAAAGATGAAAACATTTCCAACatcattcctagtgatttatcccatgaccaaaattgcattgtctctaatttgcttgataataaagaagcattaagttggtttagggagaacattagtgatacttgtcctatagggGTAAACTATGGTCACGTGCTAGAGAAAGTTtttgtgcctaaaaattttcgcaaacattttgattctttctcgaagcttcctcccatctttCCCTCTGGAATTGGCCGATTTGCTTCCGTCCTCGTACCTTCTctcatgaagttcaggtatggggaaagAAATTTGTGA